The genomic DNA CGGGGACCTCAGTTTCAACGACATGGCCTTCAAGGGCGGCGAGGACGCCGAACGCGACTTCGGCGTCCGGATGGTGGAACTGGTCAGCAAAGTGGAAGCGGACTACGTCCCGAACCTGACCACCGCGGCCAGGGATCCCGACGTGCAGCTGGTGGTCGGCGTGGGCTTCCTGCTGAGCGACGCCCTGGCCCAGGTGGCGCAGCGCTTCCCCAACAAGAATTTCATGGGCATCGACACCTTCTCCCAGTCCATCGTCAAGGACAAGTTCCCGGCCAAGTACCCCCTGCCCAACCTGATGGACATCGTCTACGAGGAGCACAAGGGCAGCGCCCTGGTGGGCGCGCTGGGTACGCTGCTCGCCGCGCAGTACAACAAGCCGTACATCGGCGGGGTGTTCGGGATCGAGATCCCCGTCCTCTGGAAGTTTGAGATCGGCTACAAGTGGGGCGCGCGCTGGGCCACGGAGTGGATGCTGAAGAACAAGCCGGACAAGGCCTTCAAGTACCGGTCGGACTTCGTCCTGTGGACCTACACGGGAACCTTCAGCGACATCCCCAAGGGTTACGCGGCGGCGAAGGCGATGTACGCCAAGGACGCCGTCGCCGTCTACAACATCGCCGGGCCGCTGGGGCTGGGCATCAACCAGGCGGTGCAGGAGATCGCCCGGGCCAGGGGGCTGCGCAGCGGGCCGCCCTTCTGGATCGGGGTGGACGCCAACCAGGACTGGATCAACCCCGGCTTCGTCATCGCCAGCATGATGAAGCGCGTGGACAAGGGCGTGTACTTCGCCACCAAGTGGGTGCGGGACGGGACCTTCCGCAGCCTGGTCAAGCAGCACAACGGCGTGGTCGTGCTCGGGATCGGCACCCGGGTGGCCGGGGCCCTGGCCGAGGGCATCTCGGTCAGCACGCTGGCCGACCTGGACGAGTTCGTCCAGATGGGGGTCAACGCGGAGCGGCTGACCCGCAAGAAGGTCCTGCCGGCTCCTCCGGCCGAGATCCGCGCGCGGGTGAAGGCGATGCGCGACGCCCAGCCGGCATGGGTCTGGCAGGCGGTGGCGGAACTGGAGAAGGCGATCCGGGAGGGCCGGGTGACGGTCCCCCTGGTGCTGACCAAGCCGGACATCGAGAAGTGGCGCAACGAGCTGGGCTGGACGCCTGAGCCGAAGCGAAGGGTCAGCTAGCGCGGCGCGTCGCCGGGCAGGGGCAAGCGCGGACTGAGGCGCGGGTGGCGCGGTCCGGTTTGCCCCTGTTCGTGTCCGGCCGCAGCCGCTGCTACCGGCGGCGAGGCGGGGATCCCCGGAGGCGAGATTCCGGAGGACGGCCATGAGCGGAGCGCCCCGCATCGAGATGCGGGGGATCCACAAGATCTATCCGGACGGCACCGCGGCCCTGCGCGGTGTGGACTTCCGCCTGCGTCCGGGGGAGATCGTCGCCCTCCTGGGCGAGAACGGGGCGGGCAAGACGACGTTGATGAAGATCCTCTCCGGTCTGCTGCGGCCGACGCGTGGGGAGATCTTCATCGACGATCGCCCCGTGCAGTTCAGCAACCCCTCCGATGCGCTGCGCGAAGGGATCGGCATGGTCCATCAGGCGTTCACCCTGGTGCCGCCCTTCACGGCCCTGGAGAACGTCGTGCTGGGGCAGGAAGGCGCCGGCCCCCTGGGCCCCCTGCGGCGGGAGGCGGCGCGGGAACGGGTGGCGCGGCTGCTGGCGGAGACCGGCCTGTCCGTCCCGCTGGACCTGGCGACGGAGTCGCTGCCCATCGGGGTGCAGCAGCGGGTGGAGATCCTCAAGACTCTGTACCGGGGGACGTCGGTGCTGATCCTCGACGAGCCCACCTCGGCCCTTACCCCGACCGAGGTGCGGGACCTCTTTGAGTTCCTCCGCGGGCTCGCCGCACGGGGGCGATCCATCGTCTTCATCAGCCACAAGCTCAGGGAGGTGCTGGAGATCTCCGGCCGGGTGGTCGTCCTGCGCGACGGGCAGGTCACGGGAGAGGTCCCCACGGAGCGGGCCACCCCCGAGCATCTCGCCGAGCTGATGGTTGGCCGCAAGGTGGTTCCCCAGGTCAGCCGCTCGGCGAGACCGGCCGGCCGGCCGGTCCTGGAAGTGCGCCGCCTGCGCGTGGCCAGCGACCAGGGCGCCCCGGCCGTGAAGGACCTCTCCTTCCAGGTGCGGGAGGGCGAGGTGTTCGGCATCGCCGGCGTGGAGGGCAACGGGCAGAGCGAACTGGTCCAGGCCCTGACCGGACTGCGGCCGGTCCAGGAGGGGGAGATCCTCCTCGGCGGAACCGTGCTCCGCCACCTCCATCCGCTCGAGGTCTACCGCCGCGGGGCGGGCCACATCCCGGAAGACAAATCCCGCTTCGGCCTGGCCCTGAACTTCGACCTCACCGAGAACGCCATCCTCAGCCGGCAGCGGGAGCCGGCGTTCGTCACACCGTGGGGCCGCCTCAACTGGAGCGCCATCCTGGCCTACGGCCGCCGGCTCGTCGAACAGTTCCGGGTGGTCGCCCCCGGCCTGCGGGCGCCGGTGCGCAGCCTGAGCGGCGGCAACCAGCAGCGGCTGCTGGTCGGCCGCGAACTCAGCAAGCGGCCGGTGCTCATCGTCGCCGTGCACCCCACGCGCGGGCTGGACGTGGCCTCCACGGTGGACATCCGGGAATTGTTGGTCCGCATGCGGGACGAGGGCAAAGGGGTCCTCCTGGTCTCCGCGGACCTGGACGAGATCCTCGAACTCAGCGACCGGATCGCCGTGATGTACGAGGGCACCTTCATCGGCGTGGGCGGCGCCGAGGAGTTCACCCGCGAGGAGATCGGCCTGATGATGGGCGGCATCATCCCGAGAGGACGCGATGCGAGGACGCCGGCGGCTCCCCCGGCCGCTGATTGAACTGACGGCGACGATCGTGGCCGGCCTCGCCGCCGGGGCGCTGCTGGTCTTCGCCTTCGGGCACGACCCGATCCGGGCCTACCGGGCGCTGTTTGTCGGCGCCTTCGGCAGCGTCCAGGACGTCCTCGAGACGCTGGCCTTCGCCACGCCGCTCATGCTCACGGCGCTGACCTTCGCCGTCGGGGTGCGCGCCGGCCTGTTCAACATCGGCGCCGAAGGGCAGATGTACGTGGGAGCGGTGGGCGCCATCGCCGTCGCCGGATTGATCCCGCTCCCGCCGGGCGTCCACCTGGCGGCGGCGACGGCCGCCGGGATGGTGGCCGGCGGGTTGTGGGCCGTCGTCCCGGCCCTGCTCAAGGTGACCCGCGGGGTGCACGAAGTCATCTCGACGATCATGACCAACTGGATTGCGTTCTACCTTTCTACATACCTGGCCCTGGGGTTTCTGACCGGAGCCGGACGCGGCGACAGTACCCGTCCGGCCCTGCCCACGGCCCGCTATCCCGTCCTCACCGAAGACGCCACGCTGACCGCGGTCATCTTCGTGGCGGTGGCCTTCTGCCTCGCGGTTTACCTCTATCTGTGGGGCACCCGCGCCGGCTACGAACTCCGCCTGGCCGGAGAGAACCCCGAGGCGGCCCGCTACGCGGGGGTCAACGCCGCCGGCGTGACGGTGATGAGCTTCGTCATCGGCGGGCTGGCGGCCGGGCTGGCCGGCGCCAGTCAGATTATCGGCCGGCCGCCGGCCTGGGCGTTGTATGCGACCTTGGGCAACGTGGTCACCCTGGGCTTCGACGGGATCGGCGTGGCGCTGGTGGGCCGCAACCACCCCCTGGGCGGGGTGCTGGCCGCCTTCCTGTTCGGCGCGCTGGCCCACGGCGGCCGGCTGATGGAGTACCAGGCGGGCGTGCCCTCCGAACTGGTGCGGGCCCTCAACGGCCTGATCGTGATGACCCTGGCCGTTCCGGAGCTGTGGACGCTCCTGCGGAGGAGGTTCGCCCGGTGACCGCCCGCCGCCGCGCCGGGACCGCGTTGCTCGTCGCGGGCGCCGTCGCCCTCTTCGCCTCCCTGCTGCAGCGCCTGGGGCTGGGGCCGATTTCGCTGCTGGAGGCCGGGTTGCTGGCCATGACCCCGCTGGCGCTGGCCGCGGTGGGCGAGTGCCTGAACGAGAAAGCCGGCGTGGTCAACATCGGACTGGAAGGCATCTTCATGATCAGCGCCGTGGCGGGGGTCTGGACGGCGGAGGTCTTCAGCAGCGGGCTGGCCGGCCTGGCGGGCGGCGGGCTGGTCGGCGCGCTCGTGGGCGCGGCGCTGGGGGCGATCAGCGTCTACGGGCGGGCGGATCAGATCATCGCCGGGATGGGGCTGAACATCTTCGCCCTGGGCTTTATCCCCTTTTTGTTGATCAGCCTGTGGGCCTTCCCCGGCATCCACCTGTTCCCCAACGAGCTGATGGTGCCGCGCTGGTTCACGCCGCTGGGCCAGATCAGCCCGGTCACGGTGGGGGCGGTGGCCGTCGCCGTCCTGGCCCACCTCCTGCTCCACCGCACCGTGCTGGGCTTCCGCATCAAGGCCGTGGGGGAGCGGCCGGAGGCGGTGGACGTGGCCGGGTTGCGCGTGGACCGCCTGCGCCTGTTCACCAGCACCCTGGGCGGCGCGCTGGCCGGGATCGGCGGCGCCTTCCTCCCGCTGGGCTGGTTCGGCGCGCTGGTCAAGGAGATCTCCGCCGGCCGCGGCTTCATCGCTCTGGCCTGCGTGGTGTTCGCCGGGCTGGAGCCGATGCTGGCCCTGGGGGCGGCGCTGCTCTTCGGCTTCGCCGACGGCTTCGCCTCCGCGGTGGCCG from Armatimonadota bacterium includes the following:
- a CDS encoding BMP family ABC transporter substrate-binding protein — encoded protein: MKSRPGLLALVTVVVILLLQTSAPTPAPAAARVFKIAVVSDVGGRGDLSFNDMAFKGGEDAERDFGVRMVELVSKVEADYVPNLTTAARDPDVQLVVGVGFLLSDALAQVAQRFPNKNFMGIDTFSQSIVKDKFPAKYPLPNLMDIVYEEHKGSALVGALGTLLAAQYNKPYIGGVFGIEIPVLWKFEIGYKWGARWATEWMLKNKPDKAFKYRSDFVLWTYTGTFSDIPKGYAAAKAMYAKDAVAVYNIAGPLGLGINQAVQEIARARGLRSGPPFWIGVDANQDWINPGFVIASMMKRVDKGVYFATKWVRDGTFRSLVKQHNGVVVLGIGTRVAGALAEGISVSTLADLDEFVQMGVNAERLTRKKVLPAPPAEIRARVKAMRDAQPAWVWQAVAELEKAIREGRVTVPLVLTKPDIEKWRNELGWTPEPKRRVS
- a CDS encoding ABC transporter permease encodes the protein MTARRRAGTALLVAGAVALFASLLQRLGLGPISLLEAGLLAMTPLALAAVGECLNEKAGVVNIGLEGIFMISAVAGVWTAEVFSSGLAGLAGGGLVGALVGAALGAISVYGRADQIIAGMGLNIFALGFIPFLLISLWAFPGIHLFPNELMVPRWFTPLGQISPVTVGAVAVAVLAHLLLHRTVLGFRIKAVGERPEAVDVAGLRVDRLRLFTSTLGGALAGIGGAFLPLGWFGALVKEISAGRGFIALACVVFAGLEPMLALGAALLFGFADGFASAVAVTPGVKERIPFYFVSMIPYITTLVVVALVIGQRRFPRTVGRPYARE
- a CDS encoding ABC transporter ATP-binding protein — its product is MSGAPRIEMRGIHKIYPDGTAALRGVDFRLRPGEIVALLGENGAGKTTLMKILSGLLRPTRGEIFIDDRPVQFSNPSDALREGIGMVHQAFTLVPPFTALENVVLGQEGAGPLGPLRREAARERVARLLAETGLSVPLDLATESLPIGVQQRVEILKTLYRGTSVLILDEPTSALTPTEVRDLFEFLRGLAARGRSIVFISHKLREVLEISGRVVVLRDGQVTGEVPTERATPEHLAELMVGRKVVPQVSRSARPAGRPVLEVRRLRVASDQGAPAVKDLSFQVREGEVFGIAGVEGNGQSELVQALTGLRPVQEGEILLGGTVLRHLHPLEVYRRGAGHIPEDKSRFGLALNFDLTENAILSRQREPAFVTPWGRLNWSAILAYGRRLVEQFRVVAPGLRAPVRSLSGGNQQRLLVGRELSKRPVLIVAVHPTRGLDVASTVDIRELLVRMRDEGKGVLLVSADLDEILELSDRIAVMYEGTFIGVGGAEEFTREEIGLMMGGIIPRGRDARTPAAPPAAD
- a CDS encoding ABC transporter permease yields the protein MRGRRRLPRPLIELTATIVAGLAAGALLVFAFGHDPIRAYRALFVGAFGSVQDVLETLAFATPLMLTALTFAVGVRAGLFNIGAEGQMYVGAVGAIAVAGLIPLPPGVHLAAATAAGMVAGGLWAVVPALLKVTRGVHEVISTIMTNWIAFYLSTYLALGFLTGAGRGDSTRPALPTARYPVLTEDATLTAVIFVAVAFCLAVYLYLWGTRAGYELRLAGENPEAARYAGVNAAGVTVMSFVIGGLAAGLAGASQIIGRPPAWALYATLGNVVTLGFDGIGVALVGRNHPLGGVLAAFLFGALAHGGRLMEYQAGVPSELVRALNGLIVMTLAVPELWTLLRRRFAR